From one Mytilus trossulus isolate FHL-02 chromosome 10, PNRI_Mtr1.1.1.hap1, whole genome shotgun sequence genomic stretch:
- the LOC134687642 gene encoding kelch-like ECH-associated protein 1B, whose protein sequence is MEDDSDNPEDENVTITFGEEEKINCSKCLLMKKSDYFNAMFSSGMKESHHNMVEIKDMEADVMRELISYISSDVLHLTNESVYCITAGACRFQISSAIELCCEFLSDNLCHNTCSSTLECSTLYHLKSVLKLTKRHMQHYFTKVCQTDDFLSIQVATLRSLLLEKALNVKSEIDVYYAFERWIDADVENRQQYIKELSKYIHIEDMINPSIELNMLSQFKYLHTTKNGILQRLENNKDQIRRKYRQVPEDLFCVGLQRFDEASQSFWFDPVIYKIDMAKECSILKDNVIATMEDVLPNVEGHGGYSVCVNGQDIIVSGGEPKLGKNTWNLGIYCYNTFTNKWRKLTDLQSPRRHHASCAINNCLYVIGGYGRFRVKLNSMEKYDCDEDKWCSLAPSPTHGYHKALTVLHNKIYALFCSSAMFCYSPVQDSWTKLLMSSDIQSGLAFLGACTYNDAIYVRASRDLVHVLEHSDEKSLEVTNTYTHFTKKNNEEIGGYVFGITICNDIMYCFKTDDETGFTTDLLYVNLLDGAKENGNSKVVDVQILMQHQLDLVAVPVY, encoded by the exons ATGGAGGACGATTCTGATAATCCAGAGGATGAAAATGTTACCATTACATTTGGAGAGGAAGAAAAAATTAACTGTTCTAAATGTCTTCTGATGAAGAAAAGTGATTACTTTAATGCCATGTTTTCCTCTGGTATGAAAGAAAGCCATCATAATATGGTAGAAATAAAAGACATGGAAGCAGATGTCATGAGGGAGCTGATCAGCTATATATCTTCTGATGTACTACACCTAACAAATGAATCAGTGTATTGTATCACAGCAGGGGCTTGTAGGTTTCAG atatctAGTGCCATAGAATTGTGTTGTGAATTTTTAAGTGATAATCTGTGCCATAATACCTGTTCAAGTACATTGGAGTGTTCTACTTTGTATCATCTTAAAAGTGTACTTAAATTAACTAAAAGGCACATGCAGCATTACTTCACAAAG gtATGTCAGACAGATGATTTTCTATCCATCCAAGTTGCAACATTAAGAAGCTTATTACTTGAGAAAGCCTTGAATGTGAAATCAGAAATTGATGTGTATTATGCATTTGAACGATGGATAGATGCTGATGTAGAGAATAGACAACAGTATATAAAAGAACTGTCGAAATACATTCACATTGAAGATATGATTAATCCTTCCATAGAACTCAACATGCTGTCACAATTCAAATATCTTCACACaacaaaaaatggaattttacaAAGACTTGAAAATAACAAAGATCAAATTAGAAGAAAG TATCGACAAGTCCCAGAAGACCTGTTTTGTGTAGGTTTACAGAGATTTGATGAAGCTTCCCAAAGTTTCTGGTTTGATCCTGTGATCTACAAGATTGATATGGCAAAGGAATGTAGTATACTGAAGGATAATGTTATAGCTACAATGGAAGATGTTCTACCAAATGTGGAGGGTCATGGTGGTTATAGTGTCTGTGTCAATG GACAAGACATAATAGTATCAGGTGGGGAACCAAAGTTAGGTAAAAACACATGGAACCTTGGCATTTATTGCTATAATACCTTTACAAACAAGTGGCGGAAGTTGACAGATTTACAGAGTCCGAGGCGACACCATGCATCATGTGCTATAAATAATTGCTTATATGTGATTGGTGGATATGGACGATTTAGAGTTAAACTTAATTCTATGGAAAAGTATGATTGTGATGAAG ATAAGTGGTGTTCATTGGCCCCATCACCAACTCATGGGTACCACAAAGCTTTGACAgttttacacaataaaatatatgcttTGTTCTGTAGTAgtgcaatgttttgttattctCCCGTACAAGATTCATGGACAAAATTACTCATGTCGAGTGATATACAAAGTGGACTGGCATTTCTTGGAGCATGTACCTACAATGATGCAATATATGTGAGAGCGAGTCGAGACTTGGTACATGTGCTGGAACACTCTGATGAAAAATCTCTGGAagtaacaaatacatatacacattttacCAAGAAGAATAATGAAGAAATTGGAGGATATGTATTTGGTATAACTATATGCAATGATATAATGTATTGTTTCAAAACTGACGATGAAACCGGTTTTACAACAGACTTGTTGTATGTTAATTTACTTGATGGTGCTAAGGAGAATGGTAATTCTAAGGTTGTAGATGTACAAATACTGATGCAGCATCAGTTAGACTTAGTGGCTGTACCTGTTTATTAG